In Candidatus Manganitrophus morganii, the genomic window GCCGGTGACGGCATGCTTCCGCCTCCGAGATCTCCAAAACCACGTCGATCCCTTCCGGCTTCCGGATCAATTCGATCTGATCGAGAAGCTGGAAATCGACGTTCAGAAAAAGCCGTCCTCCCTGGAAGGCGGGCTTTTGCGCCTCATTGAGCTGGGAGCGGAAGCAGAGCCGCTTTAACTCACCGAGTTGGCCGATCACTTCGTAACGCTTAAAGAGCTGCGGCACGGTCAGCTTCCCCAAAGGATCCCGCGTGAGCGCCTCGTAACCGATCGGCCGGCTGGAGCGAAGATCGATCACCGGCTGAAAAACCATTCCGATATCCCGCTCATTGAGTCGATGTTTCCCATTGCCGATGTGAATCTTTTCTCTCCCCTGTTTGGCGAGGGAGAGGGAGCGGTTCGCCAGGTCGATCAACGCATCAATCGTAAAACCGTGCTCGGGGTAGAGCGCCGCTCCGATATGGATATGCAGGAGAACCTGCGTCTCTTCACTGACGTTTGCCACCGCTCTCCGAATCCGCTCCGCGGCGAGGACGACCCCTTCCCGGGAGGTCTCCGTCAGGAGGACGGCGATTTGATCTCCCCTCCAGCGAAAGACAAGATCGCTCTCTCGCGTGCTCTCCACGATTTTCCGAGCCAACGCCTTTAAGACCCGGTCCCCGGTTTGATGGCCGAGTGTGTGGGTGACCGCTTTAAAATAGTTCAAATCGCAGAGGAGGATTGCAAAACACCCCCCCTTTCGGTCGACCCGCGCGATTTCTTCGTCCGCACGAAGATCAAAGTAGCGGCGGCTGTAAAGTCCGGTCGTCGCGTCTACATTTCCCTTCAGCGCCACTGTCTGCTCTGCCTTCATCCGCTCCATGATTTCGTTTTCAAGCGCTTGATTCGTTGCTCTCAGCTCGGCCGTTTGAAGCAGAATTTGACTCTCCAGAGATTTATTCAATCTCTTGATCTCTTCCTCGGCTTTCTTTCGTGAGGTGATATCGATCATCACCGTCCGACAGTGTCGTGTGCCCCGCTCCCCTTCGACCAAGAGACTCTCCATCTGGGCATCGAAGAGGCGGTCCCCTCTTTTTATTTTGATTTCACAGCGACGGCGGCGGCCGTCTTGAAAAACCGCCGCAAGATGGGTGCGAAAGCGGATTTGGTCTTCTTGAGAAAGATAGCGGGTAAAGGGCTGATCAATGATCTGATGCCGCTCCCCCCCCAACTGTTCCGCGCCGGCGGGATTGACCTCCAGAATGGCGCCGTCGCAATCGAAGATAAAATCGCCGACCGGGGCGCCGTGATAAAGATTCGAATACCGGTTGCCGAAT contains:
- a CDS encoding diguanylate cyclase translates to MNRRQTKLPAHEKLNGKNKMLKRLAQGKMARLLEELKTQQAKLEMQNEELRETQARLEKFGNRYSNLYHGAPVGDFIFDCDGAILEVNPAGAEQLGGERHQIIDQPFTRYLSQEDQIRFRTHLAAVFQDGRRRRCEIKIKRGDRLFDAQMESLLVEGERGTRHCRTVMIDITSRKKAEEEIKRLNKSLESQILLQTAELRATNQALENEIMERMKAEQTVALKGNVDATTGLYSRRYFDLRADEEIARVDRKGGCFAILLCDLNYFKAVTHTLGHQTGDRVLKALARKIVESTRESDLVFRWRGDQIAVLLTETSREGVVLAAERIRRAVANVSEETQVLLHIHIGAALYPEHGFTIDALIDLANRSLSLAKQGREKIHIGNGKHRLNERDIGMVFQPVIDLRSSRPIGYEALTRDPLGKLTVPQLFKRYEVIGQLGELKRLCFRSQLNEAQKPAFQGGRLFLNVDFQLLDQIELIRKPEGIDVVLEISEAEACRHRHIERYLTLVEKWREQGFQVAIDDFGAGAGSFPFVGKLIPDYIKIDRSTLLQAVSSPKLRDFLNDLVFILRNYTTRGMIAEGIETEQELTLVREMGIDLGQGFLFGRPEALMSA